One Bacteroidota bacterium genomic region harbors:
- a CDS encoding T9SS type A sorting domain-containing protein, giving the protein MKNLRAQCSEFYISGTAASSACKEAVEDVVWISASSSLRNTISGNSLTKASSNNNWDGNGFSYQSVSNNGYMQSTVVEVNRERVFGLSSTDASSSYTSIQYAFHLLNTGSLQIYESGVSRGLFGTYAASDVLKIAVENSIVKYYQNGTLLYISAVTPTLPLYVDVCTRAVGATVWDVKVSNGNTGTFNATGTNAGTSPSYQWQLNGSNVGTNSSTYTNTSLVAGDVLTCTQTSDVDGCSPSTLYNSNQILIGDQNPTIQNAFYITGTAAASACKEVLEDVVWIIASSSAKNQISGNSLAKITSNGNWDGNAFSYQSVSNNGYMQCVATETNKDRLIGLSSTDASSANSTIQFGFRMGATGNLNIYESGVNRGTFATYTTGDILKIAVESNVVKYYLNGAMIHISAVAPTLPLYVDVSLRSVGATVSTVQVSNGNTGAFTAVATNMGPSPTYQWTINGSNTGTNSPTYTNTSLPNSDVVNCIITPDLGGCSSGYVSNNAAVGDINQTLQNEFYITGTPASSACKESLEDVVWSISASAGKNSILDNTLTKIASNSVWDGNGFSLQSVANNGYMQTIAEETNEARMIGLSNTDGGPGYNTIQYAFYLTNTGALQIYETGTSRGAFGTYTTGDTLKIAIENNVVKYYKNSTAVYISNIAPTLPLYVDVSTNSIGATVSDVRISNGNISTFTASGTNLGPAPVYQWQLNGVNVGTNSTTYTNTGLNNNDVITCLVTPDLGGCSSSLFSSNSITIRDINQTQQNAFYITGSPVSTACREALVNVVWVIASSGVKNTINANTLTKRTSNGNWDGNGFSYQSVANNGYMQTTVAETNKSRMIGLSATDVNSNFTSIQFAFYLINNGSLRIYESGTNRGTYGTYATNDVLKIAVENNVVKYYKNGTLLMTSAATPTLPLYVDVSTNSTGATASNVKVSNGNISTFTAVGTNLGVAPTYQWTLNGSNVGSNSTLYTNTGLVNGDVINCIVTPDLGGCSSNAYASNSITTIEPTNGTTTWIGTTTAWNTPANWTNGVPNKYNSAIITGGTSNPVISTNAIVNSLTIGAGKTLTINTTKALDVYGDITKTGNFTPNSSTITLYGCSGPNTITSTAGFSCYNLVINNTYGVTLGGTSNVTVTNALTLQDGIVSTGSNYLIASSTTAANLTYVNGFVNGNLRRHIASNTSTYDFPLGNGTNTTDRHVASILNNSLTGVTYINSSVADFVQSAPDSDPLLNTTQGGIPIIATVGEQSGETVLWTFTPNASPTGGSYGVRLSVENTTLSASEDNYFVPIKRTLTVSYGDFSTFDISTAIPNIGAAGRIYNSGTGYGERLGYTTFSQHALGKGSGIPLPIELTFFDAKLIEDIVSLSWNTASETDNEYFTIEKSRNAEDYAEVVKVPTLAPGGNSTTLLCYSTNDEQPYEGLSYYRLKQTDFNGRFTYSDPVVVRYEKLSGFSLNVYPNPSYGDVVHFSIEGKKNQDVKLLLYDLYGKECFSGSLQTEADQLSVYTMDPSVLPGRGIYIVKALSGKYCKSKKLIIK; this is encoded by the coding sequence GTGAAAAATCTGCGCGCGCAATGCAGTGAGTTTTACATCAGCGGCACCGCGGCATCCAGCGCCTGTAAAGAAGCTGTCGAAGATGTCGTGTGGATCAGCGCGAGCTCTTCTCTGCGCAATACAATCAGCGGAAACAGTCTGACGAAAGCCAGTAGTAATAACAACTGGGATGGAAATGGTTTTTCATACCAGTCGGTCAGTAACAACGGTTACATGCAATCCACCGTCGTGGAAGTGAACCGCGAACGTGTCTTCGGTCTCAGCTCCACCGACGCGAGCTCTTCCTATACTTCTATTCAATACGCTTTTCACCTGCTCAACACCGGCAGTCTGCAAATCTATGAAAGCGGTGTCTCCCGCGGATTATTCGGAACCTATGCTGCTTCCGATGTCCTCAAAATCGCTGTCGAAAATTCCATCGTAAAATATTATCAGAACGGAACACTGCTCTACATCAGCGCCGTCACTCCTACCCTCCCACTCTATGTCGACGTGTGTACACGCGCCGTCGGTGCTACAGTATGGGATGTGAAAGTGAGCAACGGAAACACCGGCACCTTCAACGCCACCGGAACAAATGCCGGTACCAGTCCTTCCTATCAATGGCAATTGAACGGAAGTAATGTCGGTACCAATAGTTCGACCTATACCAACACTTCCCTGGTGGCCGGAGATGTACTTACCTGTACACAAACTTCGGATGTCGACGGTTGCTCTCCTTCCACTCTTTACAATTCCAACCAGATTCTCATCGGCGATCAGAACCCTACGATTCAGAACGCTTTTTATATTACAGGAACCGCTGCCGCCAGCGCCTGTAAAGAAGTTCTTGAAGATGTCGTCTGGATCATCGCTTCTTCTTCAGCGAAAAATCAGATCTCCGGAAACTCGCTCGCGAAAATTACCAGCAATGGTAACTGGGACGGCAACGCGTTTTCCTACCAGTCGGTTTCCAACAACGGCTACATGCAATGTGTCGCGACCGAAACCAACAAAGACCGCTTGATCGGTCTGAGCTCGACCGACGCGAGCTCGGCAAATTCCACGATACAATTTGGTTTCCGTATGGGCGCCACCGGAAATCTCAACATCTACGAATCCGGTGTAAACCGCGGAACATTCGCGACCTACACGACAGGCGATATTTTGAAAATCGCTGTTGAAAGTAATGTCGTTAAATATTATCTCAACGGCGCGATGATCCATATCAGCGCTGTGGCTCCAACACTTCCGCTCTATGTCGATGTTTCCCTTCGTTCAGTGGGCGCGACCGTTTCAACGGTACAGGTGAGCAACGGAAATACAGGAGCATTTACCGCGGTCGCTACCAATATGGGCCCCTCGCCTACCTATCAGTGGACGATTAACGGCAGCAATACAGGAACAAACAGTCCTACCTATACCAATACTTCTCTTCCCAACAGCGACGTGGTCAATTGTATCATCACGCCTGACCTGGGAGGTTGCAGCAGCGGTTATGTTTCCAACAACGCGGCTGTAGGCGACATCAACCAGACTTTACAAAACGAATTTTACATCACAGGAACTCCGGCATCGAGCGCCTGTAAAGAATCACTGGAAGATGTGGTGTGGTCCATCTCCGCTTCGGCAGGGAAAAATAGTATTCTTGATAATACGCTCACAAAAATTGCAAGCAACTCGGTATGGGACGGAAACGGATTTTCCCTGCAAAGTGTCGCGAACAACGGCTACATGCAAACCATCGCTGAAGAAACAAACGAAGCCCGCATGATCGGTTTGAGCAATACCGATGGTGGTCCGGGATACAATACCATTCAATACGCTTTTTATCTCACGAATACCGGAGCTTTGCAGATTTATGAAACCGGCACGAGCCGTGGCGCGTTTGGTACTTACACTACCGGCGACACTTTGAAAATCGCGATTGAAAATAATGTCGTAAAATATTATAAGAACAGCACCGCTGTTTACATCAGTAATATCGCGCCTACACTTCCTTTGTATGTCGACGTTTCCACAAATTCCATCGGCGCGACTGTTTCCGATGTGCGGATTTCAAACGGTAACATCAGCACTTTCACTGCAAGCGGAACAAATCTTGGTCCGGCTCCTGTTTATCAGTGGCAACTCAACGGCGTGAATGTCGGAACAAACAGTACGACGTATACCAATACCGGATTAAACAACAACGATGTCATCACCTGTCTGGTTACTCCGGATCTTGGTGGTTGCAGCAGCAGTTTGTTTTCTTCAAACAGCATCACCATCCGCGATATCAACCAGACTCAACAAAACGCGTTTTACATTACCGGTAGTCCGGTTTCAACGGCTTGTCGTGAAGCGCTGGTGAATGTGGTTTGGGTGATCGCTTCTTCGGGTGTAAAAAATACCATCAACGCGAATACACTCACTAAACGTACCAGCAATGGTAACTGGGATGGTAATGGATTTTCGTATCAGTCGGTCGCGAACAACGGTTATATGCAAACAACCGTAGCAGAAACCAACAAATCACGAATGATCGGTTTGAGCGCGACGGATGTGAACAGCAATTTTACATCGATACAATTCGCATTTTATCTGATCAATAACGGATCGCTTCGTATTTATGAATCCGGAACAAACCGCGGAACATACGGAACTTACGCAACCAACGACGTCCTGAAAATCGCCGTCGAAAACAATGTTGTGAAGTATTACAAAAACGGAACCTTGTTGATGACAAGCGCCGCGACACCAACACTTCCCTTGTATGTCGACGTCTCGACGAATTCAACGGGAGCGACAGCCTCCAATGTAAAAGTATCGAATGGAAATATCAGCACGTTCACCGCTGTAGGAACAAATCTCGGCGTAGCGCCAACGTATCAGTGGACATTGAACGGATCGAATGTGGGCAGCAACAGTACGCTCTATACAAATACAGGATTGGTAAACGGTGATGTTATCAATTGTATCGTCACTCCGGATCTTGGTGGTTGCAGCAGCAACGCGTATGCATCGAACAGCATAACAACGATAGAACCCACCAACGGTACCACAACCTGGATCGGTACCACTACAGCATGGAACACTCCTGCCAACTGGACGAATGGTGTTCCGAACAAATACAACTCAGCGATCATCACCGGCGGAACAAGTAATCCGGTAATCTCGACCAACGCGATTGTGAACAGTCTCACGATCGGCGCGGGAAAAACGCTTACCATCAATACCACCAAAGCGCTGGATGTGTACGGAGACATTACCAAAACGGGAAACTTTACGCCAAACTCCAGTACGATTACGCTGTACGGCTGTTCAGGACCGAATACGATCACTTCAACCGCGGGTTTTAGTTGTTACAACCTGGTCATCAACAATACGTATGGAGTTACGCTTGGCGGAACATCCAATGTGACCGTCACAAACGCGCTTACATTGCAGGATGGTATTGTCTCTACCGGAAGTAATTATCTCATCGCTTCCTCCACAACCGCGGCCAATCTTACTTATGTAAATGGTTTTGTGAATGGAAATTTGCGTCGACACATCGCGAGCAATACGAGCACATACGATTTTCCATTGGGCAACGGAACCAATACTACCGACAGACACGTCGCTTCCATTCTGAATAATTCCCTGACCGGTGTAACTTATATCAATTCAAGTGTCGCGGATTTTGTACAATCGGCACCGGATAGTGATCCCTTATTGAACACAACACAGGGTGGAATTCCTATCATTGCAACCGTTGGTGAACAATCCGGAGAAACTGTTTTATGGACATTCACTCCGAATGCGTCGCCAACAGGAGGTTCGTATGGAGTAAGATTATCCGTTGAAAACACGACACTTTCCGCGAGCGAAGACAATTATTTTGTTCCCATCAAACGAACGCTAACAGTATCGTATGGTGATTTCTCCACGTTTGATATCAGCACTGCTATTCCCAATATTGGAGCAGCAGGAAGAATTTACAATTCGGGAACCGGTTATGGTGAACGTTTGGGTTATACAACTTTCTCGCAACATGCATTGGGTAAAGGAAGCGGAATTCCATTACCGATCGAGCTCACCTTCTTCGACGCGAAATTAATTGAAGACATTGTTTCTCTTAGCTGGAACACAGCATCCGAAACAGACAATGAATATTTCACCATTGAAAAATCCAGGAACGCGGAAGACTACGCTGAAGTGGTGAAAGTACCAACACTGGCTCCCGGTGGAAATAGCACGACTTTGCTTTGTTATTCAACAAATGATGAACAACCTTATGAAGGCTTGTCGTATTATCGTTTGAAGCAAACAGATTTCAACGGAAGATTTACTTACTCTGATCCAGTCGTTGTGAGATATGAAAAGCTTTCGGGCTTTTCTTTGAATGTGTATCCGAATCCAAGTTATGGAGATGTAGTTCATTTTTCCATTGAAGGAAAGAAAAATCAGGATGTGAAACTTTTGCTGTATGATTTATATGGCAAAGAATGCTTCTCCGGATCATTACAAACAGAAGCGGATCAGCTGAGTGTCTATACCATGGATCCTTCGGTATTGCCCGGTCGTGGAATCTATATTGTAAAAGCGCTCAGTGGGAAATATTGCAAGAGTAAAAAGCTGATCATTAAATAG
- a CDS encoding peptidase M12 — protein sequence MKVEFTKELTTNSWKDIRLAVNERSDNLNIETLSPEKKKILETIQTRPELITRFEEYRLLLEMAAQTKKLWKSNETLKVYFFGGQDARTQRVLEYASIWSKHCSIKFLSTTKIEEAKIRVAFQAPSSWSYIGTDALGVPRNEPTINFGWLDDDLPEQDYKQVVLHEFGHVLGLIHEHQSPVTKMNWDKPYVYWYFWEHHKWTKADVDRNLFQEFEKTTTQYSSLDKASIMGYYIPPLFTTDRQEFPQNYILSAMDKHYIGQIYPKILHS from the coding sequence ATGAAAGTAGAATTTACAAAAGAACTGACGACAAATAGCTGGAAAGACATTAGGCTTGCCGTTAACGAAAGATCTGACAATTTAAACATTGAAACTCTTTCGCCTGAGAAGAAAAAAATTCTTGAAACAATACAAACACGACCAGAACTTATTACCCGCTTTGAAGAGTATCGACTTCTTCTTGAAATGGCGGCACAGACTAAAAAATTGTGGAAATCAAATGAAACGCTTAAAGTTTATTTCTTCGGTGGACAAGATGCAAGAACTCAACGCGTATTAGAATATGCTTCCATATGGAGTAAACACTGTAGCATTAAATTTCTATCAACGACAAAAATAGAAGAAGCAAAAATCAGAGTCGCCTTCCAAGCACCGAGTAGTTGGTCATATATTGGAACAGACGCATTAGGTGTTCCTAGAAACGAGCCGACAATAAATTTTGGTTGGCTTGACGACGATCTTCCAGAGCAAGATTACAAACAAGTTGTATTACACGAATTTGGACACGTTTTAGGACTAATACACGAACATCAAAGTCCAGTAACAAAAATGAACTGGGACAAACCTTATGTTTATTGGTATTTCTGGGAACATCATAAATGGACAAAAGCGGACGTTGATAGAAATTTATTTCAAGAGTTTGAAAAAACGACTACACAATATTCTTCGCTAGACAAAGCATCTATTATGGGCTATTATATTCCACCATTGTTCACAACTGACAGACAAGAATTTCCTCAAAATTATATTCTTTCAGCGATGGACAAACATTACATAGGACAAATCTATCCTAAAATACTACACTCGTGA
- a CDS encoding ImmA/IrrE family metallo-endopeptidase: MTVTDLLSMISDGLKKPITEDDILSSEINISHLKRIDKVFNKGLHFYLDPKSPEVSKDASIFFRKSKFEAELNIGAKKIVNQFEEFKISLSAIAKLAELKIERKIPVYNIQQNPKEVASKVREAFYPEFNPAPKEFLRALIGKLAENNILVFEFVETWNKKEKANIDGFYLNPNVIVLKRQQISFRREIFTLIHEFGHYLINEEEVEQLDIQNLASSKLSAIERWCNEFAYYFLAGEYDKLISSIDKADGSNDYHFESIENVSKNTHLSKIALFTRLLFQKKLSQTNYNQIKSDFDEQFRLKQETEKKQRELDKQQGIKSGGSTPKPINSPLLISTIQTAFYEGVINEFDVCKTLNIKPDKLDKYLQ; this comes from the coding sequence ATGACAGTTACTGATTTACTTTCTATGATTAGTGATGGTCTTAAAAAACCTATTACTGAAGATGATATTTTATCAAGTGAAATTAATATTAGCCATTTAAAAAGAATTGACAAGGTTTTTAATAAGGGGCTACATTTCTATCTTGATCCTAAGTCTCCAGAAGTTTCAAAAGATGCGAGCATTTTCTTCAGGAAATCTAAATTCGAAGCTGAATTAAATATCGGAGCAAAGAAAATAGTTAATCAGTTTGAAGAATTCAAAATCTCTCTTTCCGCAATTGCAAAGCTTGCGGAATTAAAAATTGAAAGAAAAATTCCCGTTTACAACATCCAACAAAATCCAAAAGAAGTTGCTAGTAAAGTTCGAGAAGCTTTTTATCCAGAATTCAATCCAGCTCCTAAAGAATTTTTAAGGGCATTAATTGGGAAACTTGCCGAAAATAATATCCTGGTCTTTGAGTTTGTCGAGACTTGGAATAAAAAAGAAAAAGCAAATATTGATGGCTTTTATTTAAATCCTAATGTCATAGTACTAAAAAGGCAACAAATTTCATTTAGACGAGAAATTTTTACACTGATCCATGAATTTGGACACTACTTAATAAATGAAGAAGAAGTTGAACAATTAGATATTCAAAATTTAGCAAGTTCCAAATTAAGTGCAATAGAAAGATGGTGCAATGAATTTGCATATTACTTTTTAGCAGGAGAATATGACAAATTAATTTCAAGTATAGATAAAGCCGATGGTTCAAATGATTATCATTTTGAATCAATAGAAAATGTTTCAAAAAATACGCACCTAAGCAAAATTGCATTGTTTACAAGACTCCTCTTTCAAAAGAAACTGTCTCAAACTAATTATAATCAAATTAAATCTGACTTTGACGAACAATTCAGGCTTAAACAAGAAACGGAAAAAAAGCAAAGAGAGCTTGACAAACAACAAGGAATTAAATCGGGAGGCTCTACTCCTAAACCCATCAATTCGCCACTTCTAATTTCCACAATTCAAACAGCATTCTATGAAGGAGTAATTAATGAATTTGATGTTTGCAAGACTTTAAATATTAAGCCTGATAAATTAGATAAGTATTTACAATGA
- a CDS encoding DUF1837 domain-containing protein: MNIDILTHFEESASENGITILTLKEAERYIFFNKLPQPYRCVYLTDEDLEWLTVEFGTSRADEITERIPDDPKIMSGEFSEILCFYIIPEKYLPLSNLRPPKWKWKESKNNPAHFTDVILFCQNNLDTPSTDDSLISIESKARATRPNSKESSLQKAIDDAHKDHVSRLSESLFHVKTKYKGDRNTIAVRQLERFMDVARYPTFIKHFKAIATVDSSFADIHLRNVTEIPNDVRDTFEVILIKIENLKAAYEHTFTQVLTT, translated from the coding sequence ATGAATATCGACATACTAACTCATTTTGAAGAATCAGCAAGTGAAAATGGAATAACTATTTTAACCTTAAAGGAGGCTGAAAGATATATTTTTTTTAATAAATTACCACAACCTTATAGATGTGTATATTTAACAGACGAAGATTTAGAATGGCTAACTGTTGAATTTGGAACATCGAGAGCAGATGAAATAACTGAAAGAATTCCAGATGATCCTAAAATAATGTCAGGTGAGTTTTCTGAAATTTTATGTTTTTATATCATCCCTGAAAAATATTTACCGTTATCCAATTTAAGACCTCCTAAATGGAAATGGAAAGAGAGCAAAAATAATCCAGCACATTTTACAGATGTTATCCTTTTTTGCCAAAACAATCTTGATACCCCGAGCACAGATGATAGTTTGATCTCAATAGAATCAAAAGCAAGAGCAACAAGACCTAACAGTAAAGAAAGCTCACTTCAAAAAGCAATTGATGATGCTCATAAAGACCATGTAAGTCGTCTAAGCGAGAGCTTATTTCATGTAAAGACCAAGTACAAGGGTGATAGAAATACAATAGCAGTAAGACAATTAGAACGTTTTATGGATGTAGCCAGGTATCCAACTTTCATAAAACATTTTAAAGCTATTGCAACGGTTGACAGCTCGTTTGCCGATATTCATTTAAGAAATGTTACTGAAATTCCTAATGATGTCAGGGATACTTTTGAAGTGATACTTATAAAAATTGAAAATTTAAAGGCAGCATACGAGCATACTTTCACTCAAGTTTTAACTACATGA